The DNA region TAGGGTTTATTTGTTAGGATTGAGGATTTAGGGTTATGTAGGTTTATTGTTATTTGAATAGTAAATAgtgaatttgacaaaaaaatacatgtgCGTCATGATTTGCATATCATGGTTAGAACCAGAGGTTTAGGCCATGCCCTAGGTAGGGTTATAGGCAGAGCCCTGGGAGAGAGGATCATGATGATTCAGATGATGTTCCCTAGCAGTGAAGGCCTATAGCATCCGCACCTAGGCAACGGGAAGTTGCCCCTGTTTCTGAGGATGCTGCTGATATTAGTGAAGACGTACCTGCACCTGGTGCAGAAGCTGTTGATGGTGTTGAGGgatttgttgttgatgatgttgagGGATTCCCAGGTGGGTCGCATGACCCATTAGTGCTGACTGAGTATGGTGACCATGTTGCATTTAGCATATGGAATGGAgaggtattttaaatttttaagtaaagttttttgttaagtatttgttattattgaaattttgtgataatttaatttattattttatgttatttcaaatcatttatacttcaattcaggaacgccctgaattgaagttatcctcccatggaaggaaAGTTGAGAAACTTGGGAGGCCTGCTCTAGAAATTGAAGGGCTAGTCACTGCCACAAGATTAACTCCTTTGTGTTGgaacaagtggcctcggaataattaagaaggaggagttgaattaattatgactgtgtcttgactaattaaattttatccttcttaatgttactagattcaattaggttttactactaagttatgagaaagtaaagaacataaacaataacttagacaaaagtaaagcagaaataaaaagtgcacaacggaaaagtaaagagcgtagggaagaagaaagcaaacacaagttttatactggttcgacaacgacccgtgcctacatctagtccccaagcaatccacggttcttgagatttccaataaccttgtaaaatcctttacaagcaaagagccacaaaggatgtaccctcccttgttctctttgaacaacttagtagatgtaccctctacttgaagcgaaccaaaaaggatgtaccctcccttgtgttcactattacaaccaagaagctacccgcttcttacatagaattctcagacgattagttctttgaattcagtgtttgggcaaagaattctcagacggttagttctttgaattctttgtttggggaatcaaaagaattcccaAACGGTtaattctttgaattcttttggcaagagggagaaggaaagaaggaaaagagaaaaacagaaggataacacagtttttgtttttgcagaattttcctttcttcaaggaaagattgaacaaaaactttttagaATGAATTTGGCAAAGGTTTTGCAAGAGAAAAGCAATGGAAAGTTCTGTGTAATCAGATGTGTTTTTCTTtgtgttatattatatttaaaatgcgTGCCAAGGTCTTATATTTATAGAACCTTGATACattttgagaaaaccatgttaagagttataactcttaacattttcttcaaaaaaattcactggtaatcgattatcataatggtgtaatcgatttcaCAATGTatttatgaaaagttatgactcttcacaattggatttgaattccaacattcaaattcacttgtaatcgattactaatatagtgtaatcaattacactatttgaaaatcattttggaacgttgcaaagcaTTAAAACCAGTTTGAAAACCATCCTGgtaactggtaattgattactaccaaatggtaatcgattaccaaagagtaaaaactctggtaacttagaagatttcagaaaatcctttttaaaacaaaaagtgtgctatttgatgttttttgaaaaaatactttttactacCTATTTTGACTTGGCTTGatgtttcttgatttcttcatttgattcttgaatctttgaatggaatcttgaatgcttgattctttaatcttgaaaCAACTCTTTaagctttggcatcatcaaaacatcttggtgAGTCATCATggtagctttgcttccacacttTGATCACATGTTCAGTAGACACTGGCGCTCGGGGAGTTATATCCGCTTTTGTCGAGAGGTGGCACAAGGAAACTAGCAGTTTCCATCTTCCTATAGGAGATCTGACcatcacattggatgatgtggCGTCACTGCTTCATCTTCCGATCATAGGCGCCTTCCACAGCTTCGAGCCTCTGCATGTGGACGAAGCGGTGTTGATGTTGGTGGAGTTGCTAGAAGTCTCGGGTGAGGAAGCTAGAGCTGAGACAACACAATGTCATGGGGCATACATACGCCTATCGTGGCTACGGGATTTTTATCAGAGGAGATGTGAGGCCCCACATTGGACTGTTGCAGCCCGTGCGTATCTCCTACACTTGctaggttgcactctttttgctaacaagagtgcaacacatGTTCATGTTGTATTTTTAGACGCTTTCCGAGACTTCAGTCAGAGTGGAAGTTATGCATAGGGAGTTGTCGCCCTAGTGCATatgtatgatcatttgaatgatGCTTGTAAGAGCGACGACCAATAGCTTGTTGGTTACATCACTTTATTACaggtaaattttatgtttttaatatgttaaattggattatgatttaaatatgtttttaatatgtttatttgACATTTCTTTTATGTTGATGTAATGTGTGTAGTGTTGGATATATGAGCATTTTCCCAATATTCATGAGCGTGTGAATGATCCAGAGTATGATGAGATGTCACCACGTGCCTGTCGGTGGCTTACTACGAAGGCTTATTCGAAGGGATTCCCAGCATCGACGTACCGAACATGTATAAATGCACTGACGATCCCTGATGTATGCTGGATGCCTTATGGTGAGCACCGAGGAGTTAGGGCGTTTGACCTTATTTCATGCTTTCAGGGTGAGCTTAGATAGGGTCCCGTTGTGGTCACACATCGACCAGAGAGGGTGGTGCGACAATTTGGATACGTTCAGACCATTCCTCCACTACCTACAGGTGCCAGCTTGTCATTTGAAGATATTGACGACAGGTGGATGCATTACTCCGACCATCTAGCAGTTGGGGGACAAATTTGTCTTGTGCCTGGCCAGTATACACCAGATTACATGGACTGGTTCTTCAGGATTTCTCATCCATTCATCACACCCACACAAGCAGCTGATCCGCCCATACATCCACCTGTCCTGCAGTATGACACGTATGTGAAGCCAGATATCCCTGAGGTCCCAGTGGCACCAGAAACTGGACCTTCACATGCACCTTCTGATGTGGAGCAGCTTAAACATGCAGTGGTAAGATGACTtgctttaatgttttattaaatgttatttatttcagtTACTGTAATTGTATATGGGTTTTTTTGAATGTGATAGGATGTGTGCCAAGTGATCGCAAAAAGGTTGGAGCGTCTGCTCAACCTAAGGATAGTCATTGCAGGCACAAAGATACATGAGGTCATGAAAAACTGCATCAAGATCACTAGGGGTGTCACTGTAGTCATAGATGATGTTTATAATTGTCTTGTATTTgacaacatttttgttttccctaacattttgtatttgttacattatttttgttataaattttattttatgtttattctatttatgtgtgtcttctttttaagtttaagCATGGTTaaatattggttttttttattattgatctaAAATTTATGTAACTTCTGTCTATAAGTAtttgtgttgattttttagaagaagaaaaagtataTTGGTGGAAAAAGATCGAATTTGGCAATGTATGGCAATTTGTAAGCTTGTAGTATCATAAAGATTGATTGAAGTTCTTGCATTGATAGTATATAGAAGGGTGATTTTAGTGAGTGTTCAAACTCCCAAGATCGTTTGTTCTTATTGGTATAGAATTAGCACATGTTTGGTTTGGCATCCAATATTCATGTTTATGTcaaatttagataaaaattaacgTAAAAACAACTAATAGTTAGTAGGATTGTAAGTATTGATGTTATAATCTGTTAAAGTAGGTGCCACCAGTACCACCATGTGGCAGTAACAACTTTTTCAATAGGAAATGAAATCATTTTCATGCCTCTTAACTTGTTGAATCATTTTCTTTATATGATCAACCGAGAGTTATAAGGTACAAAACAATTAAaagctttaaaaataataatcatacgGTTTCATTCACTAATGGACACGAAttcaaacattacattaacttcaacatagtgGAAATCCATAAAATTTGCATGAAAAACTACAATTAAGTAATACTGATTTTGCATTGAATCATGTTGCGACCAAGACATGTCGTCTTCTATTTCCATTACCTGTTTACTaaaaacagctaaaatttctattggcccaaattgtttccagtagttagactgTACTAAAACCTTTAGCACGTCATCGTTAGTTTTCAGCGAAGTTAGTTACCTGTATCTGTGAATGGCTGCCGATAGTAAATTTCACCCAAATATTGTTTGTCGGTTAGCTGAaaggtattgtgtattctggtttttagcatttcaaaatcacaagagttaggtactcgaatgggTACTAGAGtggaagtttgaaaataaacatcACTATCgttgtgaataatcgatccatttggaaaaataaaacccaATGTGGAGTTCACAATCGTATGACTActtgtttctcccaaaaatgcCATACTTTGTTCTAAAAATTGGGTTGGGAGAGAAtgtgtgattttttagagtGTTGGCGTgtgtcatatatatagatgatttTCACTAACattgcttcaattttttttaaaaaaaatagagacatGTGCAGATGATTTATGTTTGTGTTGTCAACTATAACAATGTGGTGTCAACCTTTATCTTGTATCAGAATGTGTTGTCAAGTCTGACAATGTCGTGTCACGCTTTATCTTAATACGCATGCATTTCACAATGTGTTGTCAATTCTGACAACGATGTATCATACATGcgtaatttattttagttgcaccaattaatttatttcttaacgcAACAATTAAGTAATAATTGAGGATAAACGTATCACAACAATTTATATCacataatgattaaaattaaataaacaagtgTCACAGtccataaataaatatacaaaaattataaacccAAAAAAGTTGTTACATGTTTGacttcaaagtaaaaaaaaaaaaaattattagtaatattattattattattatttggaatAGAATGGTCACAGACACAACAAAAGGGTTTGTCTTCTACATTTGTAATAATATTTAAGCCAGTGGGAAAACACGCATGCACATAATTCATGTATGACATTACAACGACCACTGctgcatgtttagtcttcatttaggtcaACATAGTCTCTTTTCAACATCATGAAGCTTCTGTACAGATgtattctactaatatatggagttgaCCACTGCTTTGCCTAAGGATGAGAATTcctagaccataacaatgctaGAGGCAGTAAAGGACAACAATCTTTCAAATAAACTTGTTGTACATGCACAAACAATATTAAGTCAAATGAACACAAATGattgtataaatttaaaaataagactaCCTATCTTCAATGTAcctaaacaaaatgattgtcaacgaCGTGACCGATACATATTATGCAATGCACAGAAGAATCtattggtggttgacttctaagaggaaaaaatgtcatgctttgttgtcgggacaatgatacaaggattacattataccttgatgcaatgactTATCTCATCTCTGTTATATCCATCTACTTATCCACAATAAcctaaatcaaacaaatatacacatCAAAGTTACTTCTTAAAAATCGAAACCTAAATAACATACATTTGataacccatcaacaagtagggacctccttAATTCCTCGAATTTgtctgtgccaccgaagaggttgATATAGTCATCCGATCATTTgacaagttctttaagcaaatggTTGCTCACCAACGACCAAgaatcttcacccatacctaatatAGCGGCAAtcgaccgatatccacagttaccgtcagctttcacatccacaatgTTGTCAATGAAATCCTGTACAAATGGctcaaattgatccaacatcgggatgatccttcTTGGATTCGGCTGGTCAGAAGATGATGCACTACGCTTCACTGAAGAGTTGCTATTTTGCACAGAATGAAaatcatcaacatactcccagtaagacagATCACGCTTTGTTGATCTTTGGTTTTTGTTTATCGGTTTCTTcagtgcacctttagtgttgacctttgacGGAAGAGGACATATAGAGttttgatcagggtatgcaatttctcgaagtttactcttgaGAGTTACTttaccacaaacatcaagttcctcAAATCTTTTAGATATGGTTTCCATCTCTTCCTTTATGGTCACTTGgggctcagataacccttggtttgaaaaactaagtctcctccaaaacatatggattgaatctAGTGGGATGCTACCAAGAACATACTTagatagctcacatgcacaaggaagaccatgCGTGGTTCTCAtgacacaaccacaagaagaagGATTCTTGTCAGCATAATGTACATGCTCAAACTcagcagcaatctgatttaaagcgtaccttgaaaccattcaaagaagcctcttgtataaggtttttttaaaaacatgtccaaccacatgtgtacttgtttcaaaggatgctttaatttcagtGTGTTGTAGTGTGATCGTGTTGTTCAtgacatcccaaacactacacaggtctccaaggctattatgtaatactctttttaaagcccaatgagcagattcaaccctacatttcaaataaacaaaaaacaataaacaataaacatatacaataattaaattCCAGGAATTCATTAACCTTACTAGAAAAAGTTGAACTttttaatacctgtttgttgttgtgttgcctaagtgcatcaccttattcatCCAGACtataacaaatttttccttgtgggggattATCCATGTTTCATTAACATAGTTAACAAACATTGACCAAGgtgaacaaaaaatttcaaacttaaGGCATTCATGGAACTGCTGTTCGGAAGGACAATCAAGCAGACCTCCCCAGGCATCCATGACATACTCTCAAGCATTTTTTTGACCAATTAGGGATTTACATTTGGCCTTGACATTCTTGTCAatgtgaaacctgcacaacaagtttGTACACTCAGGGAACAcaattttcactgcattcatcaatgctagcTCTCTATCAATCACAATAACTACAGGGAGGCCATCACGTCTTAAAAATACACCTCGAAATCGTTCTAAAGCCCATACCACATTATTAACACATTCACCCTCTAGATATACAAACCCAGTAGAGAATATCATCCCCgttggtgtcaccccaacaaagtTAAGTAGTGAGAGtctgtacctatttgttttgtaggtactatctatcaaaaacaccaaattacatgcattgcataacttcactgcatcagggtgacaccaaaataTATCACGTACCacgtcttcatcctttaatctatgccaatgaatatattgatcccGTTCAAGAAGTttcattagatgttgcatttcagtatcactTCATCTAatggaagaacgatatgcacttcttgcattgtatatttgtttgattgttgtaaaactattgacattgtgctccttcaacgttagcataatgtttcttggtttcaccattgacttggtcatatcaacaataattgttttctcatccttagtcaatcgtcCAACATATGAATGTTCAACTAATGACTTggtcaattcatgattatgaatcccacacatcaacttcaccatccaaccttgccCTTCAATCACTGGTTTCCCACaaagcttgaagggacacccacatttcctactcccaaTATCTCTTCTAACAAAATCTTTCTTCCTACACCTATATTGACCACTcatttcacaaccaattaacacaaatgaactcCTTCCTCTACTACCAATATGTGTGTCAGACCTCATAATGATTGGCAATAAATCCGTTTTCAGGAGCAACTGATCAAGCccactgcaaaacatcatcttggGTACCAAACACCTACAACGCAACCTAGACAATTTAAGTTTTCTACAACACATACATTTTATCAAATCACTCACAGTAATGAACATTATTGCCTTAGAAGTATTAAACGCATCTGAACAatcaatatgtgattaattcacatcacattcttgttcattttgataattcatatcaacttcttcaaaCATTATACTGTCATACATCTATTGATCTTCATCCATcttaacaacaaataaaaaatttagacatCATACACAAGTCTACATAATCTTTTATTGCACACCATATTATCGAAACTAAAATTCATAGTCATATATATCAATAAACAAAAATCCTATATTAGTCCATtcctatactttatattttaattccattTTAGTTCTTGTCatcaaaatttgataaatattatcaaaataaattaactacATATATATTACCAAgtaatacaaataaatttataatttataactaatttgaacctaaataattaaattatatacttatactatatataatttgtaataactaaataattcataatttacaaaaaaattatactatacgGACCAAATCACTAATTAacgtattaataattaaaataaataaaattttagccaatttaaaaataaataaataaataacccaTACGGATGAAAATTGGGCCTTATCTTGGAGTCCAATACCCAATATCCGACACCACAACAACAGACCCTAAATCTTAACAAACGTTTCACTCCTTCGCACTCCTCTTTCTCTCCGTGTTGCCGTTCAGTGACAGCGAGTGAAAGAATAGAAGAGAAGAGAACATAAccgaaagagaagaagaagaagaaagctagGGTTTTTGCAATTGCAACGATGGCGCATCAAGGAGAACCGGCGAAGCTGCGATGGGGAGAGCTGGAGGAGGACGACGGAGAGGATTTGGACTTCCTCCTGCCGCCGCGGCAGGTGATAGGGCCCGACGAGAACGGGATAAAGAAGGTGATCGAGTACAAGTTCGACGAGGACGGGAACAAGGTAAAGATCACCACCACCACACGCACGCGCAAACTCGCCAACGCGCGTCTCAGCAAACGCGCCATCGAGCGCCGCTCCTGGCCCAAGTTCGGCGACGCCGTACACGAAGACGTCGGCGCCCGCCTCACCATGGTCTCCACCGAAGAGATCCTCCTCGAACGCCCCAAGCCTCttggttctctctctctctctctctcttttattcgtttttttcctttaatttaggTTTTTCGGTTATTGCTAGGATTTGTTTCAtaattggtttttgaaaggcgCGTGCTTGATTGATTGGGTTTGCTTGTTTGATTGATTGGTTATGTTTTTTTGTGCCTGTGGACTGTGATAATGTCTGTGATGAATGCTATTTACTTGTGTTATTGGAAAATGCAAAAACTGTAATTGGAATGAATGGTTtggtttctttttgtttttgaatctgGGGAATCTTCGGAATTTAGAAATACATTACATAATATGGGACTGTTTGTTGAATTGTTTTTGGCCTTTCAATTTGGTTTTGTGATACCGATATTTGCAtgaatttgctttgctttggaGAATAAGGGTTTgccttatttctattttttttttttagttttttgaatGTAACTATACAAGATTGCTCAGACACCCGGTGGAGGGTGATGGAAGAAACAGACGAATTTAGAATTGATGGAGACTGTATAAAGAATTGAGGAAGATGTTGAACAAGATGAAAAATATCTCAgttgtttctgtttttttttaatgtttgttttgGAAACAACATTCgaaatttaatagatttttggatgataaattgatttttgagtAGTGGACACCAATCTCTTGGTTAACACCAAGAGAGGGGGGGAGAGAGAATTGTAGTGGTATAATAGGTGATATgtgatagagagagagagaaattcagatagagaaaaataataggtgTTAATGGAGTGTGTGATATGTAAAGGTGGCCTAAAttactgtattttttttaaatgaactcTCTGGTTATGCATTAAAGTGAAGATAAACTTGAGGTCAATTTATATAGTATAGGTACCTTCATATCCTTTTGAGTAATTGCAGGATTGTTATAGTGGAGGATAATAGGATTGGTCTATCATCAGTATGTAATAGCTCTATGATTCTGTGATTGTTAATAGGTGCCAAGACAGAGGAGCCAAAGAATGCTGGAGACCCATTGGCTCAATTTCAGAAAGGTGCTGTTCTCATGGTCTGTAGGACTTGTGGGAAGAAGGGTGATCACTGGACCTCAAGGTGTCCATACAAGGATCTTGCCCCGCCATCTGAGGGATTCATCGATAAACCTGCGGCCGCGGATGCTGGTGCGGCCGCTGCTGGTGCAACCAAGGGAGCATATGTGCCTCCTGGTATGAGGGCAGGTGCTGAGAGGACTACTGGATCTGATATGCGACGCAGGAATGATGAGAACTCTGTGAGAGTAACTAACCTCTCTGAGGACACAAGAGAGCCTGATTTGCTGGAGCTGTTCCGTCCTTTCGGCCCTGTCAGCAGAGTCTATGTTGCCATCGATCAGAAGACTGGCATGAGCAGAGGGTTTGGCTTTGTTAACTTTGTCAACAGGGAAGATGCACAAAGAGCCATCGGCAAGCTCAATGGTTATGGCTATGACAATCTCATCCTTAGAGTTGAATGGGCAACCCCAAGAGCAAATTAAATGTTGAGTGTTTTTTGCCCCTTTCTTTAAAACAGTATTTTGAAGGTCTATGTATTTTTGTAGTCCGAGTCTTGCACTATCTTTTTCCTTTGAGATGATTTATTAAAAGTATACATTAATTCAAGATATCATGTTGGTTATTCAAAATCAGGTATCATCTCACCTATAAATTATCACATTTTGGAAGTGAAAATGATTGATATTTCTTAGCCTAGGTGTTATGGgttatcatttttcttcttcctatGCATGATTTGTCTCCTTTGTATCTTTTGGGTGTAAATTACACTTTCTTTCTGTCTCATATGTTAGTAGAGTATTATTATTAGGGCCTGTTTGTTTCTCTTcccaatttcttattttaaaatttgttttatgaaataatttttaaaaactgtttttgagaattcaattaaagaaaaaatgtttgaaaattttgtatGGAAAACTGTTTTAGAAATGGAGGAATAAAGAAAAAGTcgctttaaatgattttatttgttagtagaAATTGATAAAGTGAcaggtataattttttatatttgtatattttatttatttttactaacttTTTAGAAGTTTCGTCATAGTAATAATaagaaatgaataattaattaaaacaaaataaaagttcaAAGTAGTTTTTacataacataaatttaaaaaaaaggaattgcTTTCTTTCCCTAAGAAACAAAAGGTGCACTGTGCACATATTTGTATTGGCACTTTCAATGCactattgtaaaataaattaaatgaacttatatttttcaatactatgtatttttttttataaaatgtgttgttttaattttttttttacttttttaaaatacttttgtgACATAATATAtactttcaaaatcaattttctacaAGATGGGTCCTATAAATTTGGAATATGGTTATGCACGACACCCTTTGTTATTACTGTTGTTATATTTGAGCATATAGAAAagtactacaaaaatattagtagTATTTCAGCAGTATTTGTTATTACTGTTGTTATATTTGAGCATATAGAAAAGTACTACAAAAATATGAGTAGTATTTCAGCAGTATATTTATCAAGATGAGTTAtagtttatttttgtaatgaaCTATAGATTCTGAACCTACTACATAAGATTCTTTCCGAAAACCATTGCATCCCAACAATTGAAGCCAACAACGTGTAACTTTCCACCAATAcgatttaatattatattgcgCTATTGCCTTGCAGAGAAATACGATACACCTCTAATATACTACATATTTATTCTTAGAAAATTAGTTTTGGTGAGAAAAGCGAATTGAATGTTTCGTAGAAAcaagaaataagaaagaaagaaaggaaccTATAGCCACACCAATATTGTCCGAGTTGGAATTTTAATGAAGGAAAGGGTGCACAAAAGTTACaggaacaaaagaaaaaacagttaTCAATCAGAAAAATAACAAAGGATTACTAACGGAAAGAATCAGTAAAGAAAGCGCACACCCCATGTTTTCTTGTagctgtttttgtttttttagtacaTTTATTAATCCTTCCGCTTCCCTCGAatgaggaggaaaaaaaaaacagacataAGAAGAAAACTGATAATTGGAtaggggaagaagaagaataaaagagcagagaaaaaaaagtattttgggtgaaggatgaagatgaaaatcatataaaaataatgagataggaaaaatgaaaaaatgtcaGAGCAAATTAAAGAGGAGCACTAaaaattttccaaaaactacaaataaaataaaatagtccaGGAGGAGAAACAAAGAGAACATCATAGTTCTGATTCAGATGATGATTGAATGTTCtgttaatgaatataatttattgGTGTGGATTGTGGAAACTATATATTAAACTTCA from Glycine soja cultivar W05 chromosome 8, ASM419377v2, whole genome shotgun sequence includes:
- the LOC114423195 gene encoding eukaryotic translation initiation factor 3 subunit G-like; protein product: MAHQGEPAKLRWGELEEDDGEDLDFLLPPRQVIGPDENGIKKVIEYKFDEDGNKVKITTTTRTRKLANARLSKRAIERRSWPKFGDAVHEDVGARLTMVSTEEILLERPKPLGAKTEEPKNAGDPLAQFQKGAVLMVCRTCGKKGDHWTSRCPYKDLAPPSEGFIDKPAAADAGAAAAGATKGAYVPPGMRAGAERTTGSDMRRRNDENSVRVTNLSEDTREPDLLELFRPFGPVSRVYVAIDQKTGMSRGFGFVNFVNREDAQRAIGKLNGYGYDNLILRVEWATPRAN